From the Gammaproteobacteria bacterium genome, the window AGGAGAGCGCCGTACGCACCGAGGCGGTGAGCGCTCTGATGGCGATCATGCGCCTGGCGCACCTGCTCAATACCCTGGCACGCTTTTCCAAGGAGCTCAGCGCACTGTTCTCCCAACTCGGGGTACAGGCGGCGATCGGCTTTATCCGCAATACCCTTACCGGACCTTGGCTGGATCCGCAGGAGATCGCCCAGCGGCTGAACCGACCCTTTCGATTACGCTTGATCTGACCCGCACCGCATGCGATCGCCGCCACTTGTCCGACAGGTGGGGGGCAGCCTATCGCCTGACTCCTACAAGCCTCTATTCGGGCGTCTCTTGAGCCAGGCCGATGGCCGCCGACGCCGTTTCCCGTGAGGCACGGCGCCGCCAATCCTCAGATTAGGCGCGTGCCTCCTTCACCGAGAATCTTCGTGCGTCGGCGCTGGGATCATATGGAGTACGTTCTCTAGCGTATTCTCTTTCGTTTAGACTGGAGGGATTTCTGAGGCGGGCGACTTTAACTCAAACGTCATAAACAGTGGGACTAAGAAACCGAACCCGGAGGTACATATGAGCGATCGACCTTTCAAAGTCCTCGGTATTCAGCAGATCGCGGTGGGTGGTCTGGATAAGAACCGGTTGCGCACACTATGGGTGGACACCCTCGGTCTCAACCTGAGTGGTAACTACCAGAATGCGTCGGAAAATGTCGACGAAGACATCGCGGTCGCCGGCGGCGGGCCCCTCAAGGTGGAAGTAGATCTGATGCAGCCCATCGATCCCGATAAGAAACCCAAGGTTCAGGATCCGGCACTCAATCACGTGGGATTGTGGATCGACGATC encodes:
- a CDS encoding VOC family protein, producing MSDRPFKVLGIQQIAVGGLDKNRLRTLWVDTLGLNLSGNYQNASENVDEDIAVAGGGPLKVEVDLMQPIDPDKKPKVQDPALNHVGLWIDDLAAAVAWLQGRGVRLTPGGIRKGASGFDVCFIHPKGNEESPIGGEGVLIELVQAPPEVREAFDRLA